Within the Salvia hispanica cultivar TCC Black 2014 chromosome 4, UniMelb_Shisp_WGS_1.0, whole genome shotgun sequence genome, the region GCCCCATAATATTATCTCATTGTTCTGGTGTGCCCCACGCTCCAACAACACTAAGCCAAAGTTGAGTACCCACCGTCCGCAGAGCTGAAACAGCCACCGGATCAGCATTACACCGGCGAGCCTAGCTGCCGCTGGTGACCGTTAACGTAAACACCATTAACACTTAGATTTTAGAGTAAAACTAACCATCATCTTCCACCTCTTGTACtcgttttaaaattaaaatagagtaCTATATTAGTTTAGTGAAGTAGTGAAATGAATATAGAGTAGTATATGCAATGACAGGTCCTCTCTCCCACTTCTTACACAACATTATACAggcttttcattttatttttgtactcGTGTTAACCATAGCCAGTTTGAGTATTGATCAACAAAATTTCTGCTCTACAGCTGAAAAATGGTGTATTACAGTCTGAGTATCGatcaataaaatcttttcCTTTAGGAACCTACAGTCTTGTGGAACAAGACGCTTAGTAACTTCCCCACCAAAATTATATATCACCCTTAGGAGTTAGGATACAGTCTACACATTCTGTTTTCCGTTTGCTGATTTCTTTCAGGAAATGGAGTGACAAATTCACTCTTTAGATAAAATAGTCCTTGTACACATTCGCTGAGTCAGAACCATGAAATAGAAGAGGAAAAATCATTTCAGCATCTGTAATCACAGCCGGAACTGCTCTATGAGCCTCATGAGGCTATACGTCTCAGCATCTGGCCTACATCCTCCCAAAATCATCCTTCTAAGAAGATTAGGCTCGTATACCTTCGCCTTCACATACGCCTTAATCAACGTATTATACACGAAGCTATACCTACTGTAGTTCACACTCTTCAACTCTTCAAACAGCTTCTCCACATTCTCCACATCCCCATCTTCTGCAAAAACCCCCATTATCGAATGTGTAGTTTCCAGCCACGGACTCGATCTCCTGATCCTAGCGCTTGCCACAAACTCTGCACCTAATTCAAGAGTTCTTATAGCTTCCTTCAGCAGCCCTGCTCTCGAGCAACCAAGTGCAAGATGCCGAAACGTTATTGCATTTGCCTTGCACCCACTCCTCTCCATGTCTTTGTACAGCCCCGTGGCTTTTGTGATCAATCCGTTTCTGCAATACACACCGATCATCGAGTTGAACTGCTCACTCAACTTCAAGCCTTTCTCAGTGACCATCTCATGCCACAGCTCCTCTGCACGCCCAAGATTTCCAATCCTACCAAAGGCTTCAATTGCCAACAAGAAGCTCTTGCCCCGGACGTAAGGAAGGGCTTGAACCTTCGACCACATTTGTTCAACCTCCTTCTCATTCCCCAAATATCCATACAGTATCAAAAGAATGTCGAGTGTAGACCAGTTATCCCCGATCATAGACTTCTTGATGATCTCCACATAAGCCTCACAAGCGGTATACAGCCTGGCTACAGCATGAGAGACAGCCAAAATGCAGTAAGATATCTCGTTTGGTTCCACCATCATCTGCTTCATGTCGCCAAAGACTCTCACCAGGCCTTCAATGTTGTGGTCACTGGCTTCAATCTTCATCAAGATATTGTAAGTTGAGACGTGGCGGACCACTTTATCAGCTTTCATCTGAATCATGATCTTCCGAATTGCTTTTCTCCGGCTGGGGGAGGAATGCAGTATTATCAGGCGGTTGAAAGCTAAGTACGATATGGGATGGCCTAACTCCCTCATCTTCTTCATGTATGCCAACGAGAGACGTATCAACCCTTTTTCCAGGCATCCGAGCACAAGATTGTTGTAAAGCAGCTCGTTTTGAAACTCGGATGGGATTCGAGTGAAGAGGGCCTCACCTTGTGCCACCCCATGAAACTTAATGGTGAATTCTAGCAAGTAGGAGTAGTCTAGCTCTTTTGGCTTGTAAGGCCTCTCCCTTATCACCCACTCCATCACCtgatataaattataattccCATAAATGCAACTACTTTGTTAACTAATACTCGGATGTCCCactctaaatgacacatttctaaaattagaaacactgctctctctacattttcccctatcttactttattctcaccatttaactcacaaaacagtcactacaaaaaatctcgtgccggaATAGAAATGCTCCACTTAGAGTGGAACGGAGTAGTAACCATAAAAGATCATAAATATACAGTTTTTAATATGAATAAAGGATCACGAGAAGAGGATGAAcaaattgaaggaaaaaataagATGCTAAAAATGTTCAGTTAGGAATTTTATCAAACAGTTGGCCCGCACAAAATCACAGAACACTGACCTCTAGAGCGCGTTTATTGGATTTAAGCCTCCGCAGACGGTTGATCATATGGAAAATATCGCCTCTGTGGATGGGTAAGCCATCGCCCATCCAGCGGCAGAAGGCGGAGGTGACCGAATCTCCTTTGGACAATTTCTCGATTCTCCAACTTAAACTCTTGGCTTCGCCATCTTTGGGTTCGCTTTGAGTTCCGGCCGGTGGTCCTTGGGTGCAGAAACTGAGAATGTTGGGGTAAAGATAGGGGACGTTAATTCTTCGACGAAAGGTGCTCTGCTGGTGAAGAACAAAGGCGATGACTCTCATGCTTCACTACGCAACTCTCATTACTTGATACTCCTTGTttgttttcatcatttttttactactccaATAAATACTTCATCCGGTCCACAATAGAACTAACCTTTAGTGTGatgtccatttttttatattggtttaagagcatccgcattGAGATGCTCTTCCGGACAGCGTAGCTGTGCCGTCGGCATGGCTAGAGCGACATGCTCGCCATTGCGCTCTCCCTTCGGCACGGATGAGCTCGACGCCGAGAGCTACGTCCTTGGGGACGAACGGGCACGTGGCGGCTTGTGGCTGAGCATCACCCACTAgtcattgtaatttttttttattcgaaaaatcttaaaaatcaaatttaaatttaaaagatattttCCTACTTCctcataaaatatatcaattttttctctactattaatttattttttcattttttatcaaaaattcacattttcatctataaatacatctcatttcatccaaaaaaaaaaaaatcacaatacaCCCAACAACTCTTTCtctcaaactcattttctctcaaattctcactctctctctctcttgcaaACATGTCCAACGAATACCCCTCCGGGCTCCGGTGGATTGGTACATACCCTCCAAGTGCAATTGGATATGATCCCTAACCCCAACGAACAACCGCCGTCGAACTAGTCTTTTTCAAAACTTGAAatgtgtactttttttaatatttcaaatttaaatcatgcaatttaaatttctacggatgtaatatttaatttttaggaatttaattgtgtactttttttttttttagttacttgtaatagtattttgggttttattattgcattttaatattatggaaatatttttagtaattgaaatatttaaattgaattatagaATTGTGTGACCCATGAATAGTGTTAGAGCATGACTTGCGGAAGACCACAGATACGGGTGTGATGCTCTTGTAGAAGAGCatgaataaaagtgggtcAGGGGCCAAATTCCAATGTGCTATTGGAGACGAGTACgaatgtggatgctcttaatatactccattcgttccAGTTTtggagtcacatttttccataaaaGTTCGTCCGAGTTttagagtcacatttagaatttttgatatttggtcatacaattttaccccattgttcatcaaaattacatcaaaatgtcattatctacattaaaataaaccaaaacaaaaataaaaaaccaaaaagtaaaaaatggacccaccttcaaccaacccacttcatttattatacactccaccatctcacttcattaattacacactccaccaattctttaaaacccgtgccataactaaatgtgactccaaatgtgggacggatggagtactatagtGAAGAGagttagttgaatatgagACCTATtaaccatttatggtaaaagagaaatgtgactcttattgtgggactgAGGTAGTACATAATCTATctctacaaaaaataatctcaatttgCTATTTTGGGTGTCCGTGAACAATAGtttcatttcaaaaatggaaacttttgtctatattttatcaattttactcattctctcttactttttctctatatttttcctattttatctGGGGTTTTTTCAActctattattttactaatttttcattaaagcACATATTGTccaaatgagattattttaaatcagTCAGAGGGGTATCGGTTAAGGCTGAAAGGAGGCTAAGGTGACGCCGACTGCTGCAGAGGAGCCACGGAAGAAGATGATGGAGGTGATGCTCCGCAAGCTGGGGGAAGCCACTGTGGTGCAGAGAGGACTGCTGGAGCTCCAAATAGAGAAAATGACAAAGGCCATCACCCTCATGGAGAGGACGATTGTATTGGCCAAGAAGAATTTCCAGCTAGCCCTACAGTATGCAACCTCCGGGTTTAGGGCCTGTGACTGAGAACCCTTGTTATGCCAGCAACCAGTGAACCAGCAAGGACCCCGTCAAGGAAGAGAAAGGAAGTTaccgccaccaccaccaccagtAAAATAGCCAGGGAAGATGAAGAGGAGTCAACCCCATCGGCTCTTAAGAAGGTCAAGGTTGAGCGCACCAAAAACCTGGCCCAGATGTCTAGCTCCCAAGGGAGCCGGAAGCAGAATTAAAACCCAATTGACcgagtaaattttaattcgctgttttatttattcataagtCTTGTGTTAGATAGTTTTTTTATATGCATGCGTGTTTGTTTTATATCTTTGTTATGTATGAtatctcccacttagcccattGCGTAGTCTAAGTGTAAGAAGTTTTTATGTATAGCGTGTGTTTTTATTGCTGTCTTTTTGTTGGATATTATCTCACTTAGGTCAATGCTTGTTCTAAGTGTGAATTGTTTGTTTGCACATATGTCTGTTGGTACCTGTTTTGAGATGTATGTAATGATTTTTGTCTTCTTCCACTTAGCTCAATGcttagtctaagtgtgagaagtttatgtttATCTGTTGGGCACTAACTACCCTGTTTCCCACTTCATCAAGTGAGCTTGAGGGCAAGCTAAAATGAAGCAGGGAAGGGGGTGGTGTAGTTAGTGTTAATGCATGTTAATTTGTTGAGTCAATTAAGTGTCTGTTGCTagtttttttaggatttttgtgtttttggtATAAACTGGTAAAATAGAAGGCATGATTGCCTTAGTAATAGTGATTGAAGAAAGGATACATGTTGAGTTATGAGAACCCCTCCTTTAGtaaattgaaatcaatttgGAAGAAGTAAGCACGATGGAAAAGTCTTAATTCAAGCCAGTTTGTGAAGCCTCTAAAATGTGAGTTAAAAGCATAGAGTAGAACACTTTCTACTAcactaagaaaaaaaagaacgGAGAGGCTAACACTTGATGCTAAGAGGAAAGTGACATATAATAGTGAGGACTAAAGACAATAGGAATAACCACTTGAGCTTAATTCTTTCGAATCTATTTAACCTGCCTCATTGTAAGGGCACACCCCCTAGTAGCCCAACTTGAGCCTACACTGAAATTAACCCTTTTTTGGAACCATGAACCTTCATGCCATGTGAGTAAGAGGACATAATGGAGCAACTCACCAACTGAGGTAAATGGGattagggctggggaaaaataccgaaaaaatgatatatcgctcgtatcgtattgaaaaatatcaaaaaattatcgaattttcgatatatcgtaattttcgatacgatacgatatcgtatcgtaagttttcgatacgataacgatatgaattttcttatatcgcgatatatcgttttatatcgaaaatacgatatatataaatttttttcgatatatcgatattttattttcgatatatatcgatatatatcgaaattttcgatatatatcgatatttaacgatatatcgaatttcggtacgatatatcgaaatatcgatacgataacgatatgaaatttttttatatcgaaacttttgatacgataacgatatgaaattctttcatatcgatattttcgatacgatacacgatacaacgttttcgatacgatatatcgtatcgacccacccatAGATGggatagaataaaaaaaatagctaaacaagcaagaaaaaaatatgtacattCTTAgccagaaaaaaaaagtaaaaaaaaaaaaagaaaagaaaagagaaaaaatttgttagaaaaaaagagagataaGTCTGGAGTAAATTGTAACCTGACCCCGAGAAATAAGGCTAAAATGGCCAGGTGACATCTCCAAGTTTTGGGGAATTTTGAATTGTAAATAGGGAGGTTGTTCCAATTTTGTCCCTAAGTTCACATGTCCTTTATTTGTTTGCCTAAACTTTTTGAACTTAGGACCCCTAGGATTCTTACCTATACATAATATAACCCCCTAACCCCATTACAACCAAAGGAAAGACCTAAAGGAACTAGTTTGTGTCAGTAGAACTCAAAGCATTAGTGGTATGCCAAAAGAATGGGAGAATGGTCCTAACAATTCTGGTGAGGATTGAGTGACCGAGTGAATCTAACAAGTGGTAAGAATAAAAGCTATCTTGACAAACGGACAAACTgattagatagaaaaaaggGAGGGGGAGAAATATGAGACTGTAAACGATTGAATTGATCTTAAGCTTGTGAGAACGGTGGCCAAAAAGTTAAACCGgttttatacatatatgtgGTAATGTGTTTTCTGTCATTTATGAgtttttattcttgtttttgtttgagtCAAGTTGAGTCAGTTTAGGTTTAGTATTTTTGTCTTTTAGTGTCGGTCAAATAGGAACCTTGCACTGAAACTTGacctatttcattttcttgttctttcatacttgaggacaagcatgacttaagtgtgagcagcttgataaggctcgtttcaggCGTCGGTTCTGCTGTGAATCTCTATACTTTCTGGGAACTAATGTATGATTTTGAGTTCAGGTGTACAGGAAACCTGCCAGGTCCAGAGTACTATATGCAGTGACCAGGCAGACgcaaaatcaagaagaaatGGAGTGAATTGCAAATGTTGGCAAACTGATCAAGGAGAATCAAGAAAGGAGCAGTAGGAGACAAAGGATCACATTCTAAGGATCCTTTTGCAAGGGCACAACTGACATTTGCAAGATGGgttaccctagggatcagagcctcacgCCTTCCTATATGAAGGGATGGGAAGTGAAGAAGTGAGAGAGCTCTATTTTCAGCTGAAGTCTCC harbors:
- the LOC125219047 gene encoding pentatricopeptide repeat-containing protein At1g07590, mitochondrial is translated as MRVIAFVLHQQSTFRRRINVPYLYPNILSFCTQGPPAGTQSEPKDGEAKSLSWRIEKLSKGDSVTSAFCRWMGDGLPIHRGDIFHMINRLRRLKSNKRALEVMEWVIRERPYKPKELDYSYLLEFTIKFHGVAQGEALFTRIPSEFQNELLYNNLVLGCLEKGLIRLSLAYMKKMRELGHPISYLAFNRLIILHSSPSRRKAIRKIMIQMKADKVVRHVSTYNILMKIEASDHNIEGLVRVFGDMKQMMVEPNEISYCILAVSHAVARLYTACEAYVEIIKKSMIGDNWSTLDILLILYGYLGNEKEVEQMWSKVQALPYVRGKSFLLAIEAFGRIGNLGRAEELWHEMVTEKGLKLSEQFNSMIGVYCRNGLITKATGLYKDMERSGCKANAITFRHLALGCSRAGLLKEAIRTLELGAEFVASARIRRSSPWLETTHSIMGVFAEDGDVENVEKLFEELKSVNYSRYSFVYNTLIKAYVKAKVYEPNLLRRMILGGCRPDAETYSLMRLIEQFRL